From the genome of Bos indicus x Bos taurus breed Angus x Brahman F1 hybrid chromosome 19, Bos_hybrid_MaternalHap_v2.0, whole genome shotgun sequence:
CTGGAGATAAATCTTGCTCTTCCAAATTTGTCCAGAGATCTAATGAGAAGATGTTTTGAAGCACCTAATTAATTAAATGGCCTTTGTCTGTGAGCTGTAGATAGGGTGATCTATATCCCAGTATATCCATTACAGGTTTAGTTTACCCTTGccttggtggaaaaaaaaaaattataacaccTCTCTCACTAAAATGAGTTATGGTTGGAAtgacaaaatataaattatcCTTGCTATAACTGTGTGCATTTCAGTGGAttattattaggttggtgcaaaacaTAATTGTGGTTTCATACCatgtattttaaatctttataacTAGGTTCAAACACATCCTTATTAATCAAAACAGGAATCAttgcaatcaacacatttttgccaacaagagaaaagacaggtatacctgtggcagattcatttcgatatttggcaaaactaatacaatattgtaaagtttaaaaataaaataaaatttagaaaaataaaataaaaaaataaaaataaaaatccaagctTTGGATTTTAAAGAACtctagaaagcattttctgcctcttgctggttgtgaaagcattttccctgcaaaaagttgttgagatgcttgaagaagtggtagctggttggcaagaggtcagataaatatggcagatgaggcaaaacttcgtagaCGAATTCATTCagcttttgaagcattggttgtgtgacATACAGTCAGgagttgtcatggagaagaattagaCCCTTTCTGTagaccaatgctggctgcaggcattgcagtttttggtgcatctcatctaTTTGCTGAGCATACTGCTCAGATGCAGTGTTTtttccaggattcagaaagctacagtggatcagaccagcagcagacctccaaacagtgaccatgacctttttttggtgcaagtttggctttggaaaatgctttggagcttcttctcattTCAACCACTGAGCTAGTTGTTGCCGGTTGCCCTATAAAGTCCACTTTTCATTGTACATCACAATCTGATTGAGagatggttcattgttgttgcatagaattagagaaaatgactcttcaaaatgacaatttttttgtaatcagctcatgaggcaccaaggtttttcacctttccaatttgtttcaaATGTTGAATAACCATAAATGGTCAATATCAAGTTCTTGGGgaacttcttgtgtagttgtaacaggatcagctttgatgattctCCCAATTGGTcactgtcaacttctgatggccagtcattgcactcctcatcttcaaggctcttgtctccttttcaaaacttcttgaaccaccactgcactgtacattcgtTAGCAGTTCCTAGTCCAAATGCTTTGTtaatgttgtgagttgtctctgatgctttatgacccattttgaacttgaataagaaaattactCTAATTTCGTTTTGATCTAACATCATTTtgctagtctaaaataaatataaaataaacagcaagtaataagtcattagcaaaaaacataaagtgagaaatgcacattaaaatgaggtataatataaccacatttatataagaatgtattccaatacaaagggaaattttcaacaatgcaaaacagcAATTACTTTTGTCTCAACCTAATATTTATCTAATAATATGTTGGGAGAAGTTAGTGACTTTTGGAGGCAGGATAATAAACTTTGAACTCTACTGTCACATCACTGGCTTCAGGTTCAAGTTCTGTTGTAACTAATGAACTTCAAGCCAAGTGTGTTATGAAACTTGGGTAAGtttcataacatatatatatatatatatttaaaagctttGAAGATTTATTAACTAccataaaatacattaatttaaagTGTTGcgattcaatggtttttagtaaatttatGGAGTTATGCAACATTCACCAGAGTCTAATTTTGGAACATTTGTGTAACCTCCAAATAAATGTCTTGCTCATTTTCAATCTCTTTTTGTTCCCATTCCTAATCTCAGACAAACACCAAGCTACTTCCTGTGTTTACAAATTAACTTTTCTAGGAATTTCTCAGAACTTCCTTAAACCTCAATTTTGTTGTCTTTAAATGGGTTTACTAATGGTCCACATCTCATGTTTTCATTGTGCAGATTAAGTAGGGTGACCCTTGTAAAGCATTCAGCCCAGGCTCTGGTAttcagtaagcactcaataagcaTTTGCTATTAGTGTTATCTTTGCCAGCTCTCTACAGTCCTTCAGTATTAAACTTGCTGTGTGTTTTGAAGAGATATCAAACACTGAATCAGATTTAGTCACCTGTCTTTCTTCTTACAGTCATGGTACACACTTCCCAGTGGCAGCTACAGCTTTGACACCTGCAATTAGGAGTGTTTCCCCTTGATGAAAAAATGTTTGATTTTCATACCTTCTGAGCCTGTTACTCTTGCCCCAAAGTAGTGTTGGAAATCTCCCAAAGTAGTGTTGGAAATCTCCCAATTTCCCAAAGTAGTGGGTTGAGGAGACTTCCTGGCCCCTGAAGAATGGAAATGAACTCTTCtgttaaaggcaaagaaaattcAGTGCACACTTGATGTGTACTGATAGGATTAGAAAGATGTGATTCATCAGGGCTGTCTTATGGTTAGTGATATAAATGCGGATAAATACCAAAATTAAAGCAAATGAGAGATGACTTTCTCCAGGTCAAGTGGCAGGGTATAGGGGCAGTGGGGGTTACTCCTCTGTATGAAGTACTGTCATGTGGGAATTGCAAATGTCATATACAAGTGTTATGATATTTGGATATTTGTCATATGTAAATGCATTGGCTCTTATAGAATTTATTCTGCTTTAGGACAAGTAACTGTACAATTGTCAGTAGTGTTTCACTAATGTTAATATTAGAGTTAATATTAACTCTAGTATGTTAATATTTAgggtatttatatataaagtttttaacAGTACTTTTTAACAGTACTTTAGTGTAATATCAGATAAAAAACAAACCTGGACTTAACAAGGAAAGACTTTCATTCAAAGGATTATTGCCAAGGGTTGggggggttatttttttttttttacacaaaattcacattttatttaggTTGAAATAAACTATACAAAATTGATTTTCTTCACCAAAAATAACAGcaatattttctgtattattcCTAGATAAACTACAAAACACTTATTTTTGTAGGCTTTCTAGGCTTTGCTTGTAAATCAAGATGAGGCAGTAGATACAGtcatggaaaaagccagaagaaaacagacaaatcagCTGTCAGTATCCATGGCCTCTGATCCTTTCTTGACCATGAAATTGAAGTGTTCAACATATACCTGCCAAAAAGCTTATGAAGAcgtaggctcaataaaggaatgTAAACAGCAAtaccagatgtggaacaacaaTGGCAGGCTCTTCCATTCaaattttaacttcatttgataaagagaaaatctacACTGAAATCCTTGTTGGACAAGCTTACACATTTCTCTTAGAGTCTGATAATTTTCTTAACTGTCCTTTACAGATTTTTAATAGCATACTTATAACTCCTATTATTCAAAAGTCAGTCATGAGCTTCACtgtaacattttacaaaatgcaTTCCTTCCTCCCATACCtcctctaaatttattttttcaaagatccGATAACTTAATACCTGACAATTTGATCCACAGTGATAAACGTAATGTCTAAAATCACTTAACTAAAACAATTCCAAAGTGCCATTAGCAGAGATCACATAAAACTGTAATATGGTACTTTCAATGCTATCTTCTGGAAGAACAGTTAGGTCTCCAAAGCATGGGCATTTGAACAGGCCATTTAAACAGGCAGATTATCAATGACTAGTATACTCAATGGGAGGCCTACAGATCAAGATATTCAGTGATTAAGTGGCCTACCCTTACAACTTTctgtaagatattttaaaatttcttacatttttttttcaaatatcaaatataAGAGAAAGTCTAGGTTAAAAGTCTCTTAGGTATTTTCAATGGTTTCTGAATTATCTGTAGGAAGCTCTGACTTACTTGTATACAGTTTGATATATGTATCCACCATTAAATCCAAATCGTGTTTTATATCAAAATTTATGTTAAGCAAAGCCAAGTTACTTGATCTTTGATCTGTTAAAGTGTTCCTCAGGTATGCTTTGAGACGCTTTCGCCCATTTTCATAGCATTCATTCTCAACTTTCATCACAGGAAGAATACATAGGACCTTCAGCAATGCATAAACATTAGGAAAAAACTTGATGTCTGGTAGATGAAGGGCTTCATAAATAGTGGATGGAAGTTCCATATCTTTCCCTCTGTGTTTCCATTTAATTCTCCAACAATGCAGCTCAGCAGAGAGTGTGTCAGGATTAGGTAAGTCACTTCGGTACATGTCAGCATGGTGCTCCTCTGATGTATTGAATTTGAGCTGTCCCATGACAGAGGGTACCAGGGATAAGCATTTAAGCGCTTTGAGGTGCTGTTCTGAGAATATATCTTTCAGTTCCTGAATAATGTGTTCCACAGTTGGAACACTTAGAGTTTCTTTGTAGTAACTCTCAGAGGTTAGCTGAGATTCCAGGTTACTGTGCTGAGCTCTGCGAAATTTCCCTGGGAGTTTCATCTGAATATCAAGTTTGGTTGCCAAATTTGTGGCTTCCTCAAACCAAAATTCATGAtaaacttcaatattttccatCACTTCATTTAGTGAATGTAACACTGCAGTCAAGCTACTGGCTGCAAAAAAGACATCAGAGGTTTGCCCCTGAAGATTTTTCCCAAAAGCTCTtgtaaaagataaaacatttttaagaacaaCAATGGTAACGATGAAATCAAAATCTGTTACCGCACTACAGAGCACAAATGCTCGGCCAGCTATACAGTTATTCCATCTAACATTTGTGTCACTATTTATACCATCTAAACATAAAACAAGTGCTTGTAGGAGGTCCACTAagatttcaaaagcatcatgCCTGCCTGTCCACTGAGAATGGCAAATTTCCTTCAGTTCTTTGCCCCTTTCTTCATTGttctgaaagaggagagaaattaCATTTTCAAGCTCTAAAAGCAGTTGTGGTGATCgatgaaaaaaagaacaaacttccTCAATTGTTCCTAATGCAACAGATACTCCCATAACAGGCACTGATTTTGCCAACCACATATTTAAGGCACAGGAAGAGCAGAGCGTGTGGATAGCTTGGGGATATTTCTCTAACAGTCTAGAAGCAACAACTTTCATTTTGGATGAAAATCCACTAGATACAATGTAAGCCTGGCCACGACAGTACTCCATGTTTAATCCCCATTTCTCAGTTATTGTAGTGTGAAATTTCACAGCCAAAATTTCTGCATCAGCTTGTTAAGGCAGGAAGCCTACAAATTCCTCTCTCAGGTTATGAGCTTCGTCGACAAACCTCACCAACACCAGCAGGTGCTCTTCCCCTGCTATGTCCACCACATCATCAGTGATGATGGAAAAGAAGTGAGAATCTCTCACTTCCCTGAGGGTTTCTTCCCGAATGCAGCTCTCACAGATCTCCAGCATCTGTTTCTGCTGTGTTTTGGAACAGAACAATGTGTTAACTGCTGTTGTCTCAAAGCGCTTTCTCAGAACCTCTTCACCAGAATTGATCCGGCACTCTAGCAGTGCTTGAAAGTTATCAGGAGTAAAAAGACCTTCTGGGATTTCATCAGTTTCATGTCCATCCAGAGGTATGTTTTGTTTTCCCATAAGaatcaaaatttcaaataaagattttaaatattccttgttttccttctcttcaagAGTTAAAGGTAAAATGTCTTCATCCTGCTCTTCACCCACTTCTTCTGCACTGGGATTCTGagcattgctgttgtttatttcCTTATGTTTTGGTTCCTGTTCAGAAGtttcatcaatttttttctgtttcagtgtCCTGATTTCATCTTCACTCAATTCTTTTATTCGTTTTCTGTGTCTACTATGTGGATTATTCAAATGGCTGGTAAGATCGAATATTGTTCGTATGGCATTATCTCGGAGAACTGTCCTGTAAGGACTAGTTCTGCAGATCAAAGAAGTTTCAAAGTGTTTGGCACACAGTCGATAATGTTTATTTAGTTGATCAGGTGTTTTATCTTCTAAGTCTGCTCTCCTACAGTTCTCCACCCACTTCTGGCATCTGGTCGGATCCCGCGGGAACCTGAAGAAGGCCAGGTCCGACTGCGTGCTCTTCCGCGTGCAGTTGGGGGCCGCGCAGAAGTTCGGCATCGTTGTCTGCCAGCCGCCgacccagccctcccctccccgcctcctcAGGGCAGCCCGCCCGCCCGTCGGGGCCGGGGAGGGGAGCCAGGCCGACCGGCCGGCCCGTGAGAGCCGGTTCgctgggggggaggggcgggcaaGAAGCCAGGGGGGTTATTATAGTAGGTagaattgttgttgctgttcagtcactcagtcatgtccgactctttgtgaccccatggactgcagcatgccaggcttccctgtccttcaccatctcctggaacttgctcaaactcatgtccattgaggcagaaTACTTTGACCATAAAATCTGTAGGTGTCTCAGGAGTGAGGCAAAAAGGTATTTTTTACAGACAGGAGTCAACAAAACTGAAGTCATGTGTGGGGAAGTGATATGAAGGTGGCCTGACTGGAGAATAGAAAAGAGATTTTTGTTGCCTGGAACCagtttatttttagaagtatCTAGATGCTGCTCAGGCTGAGCTTGATCAAGTTTAGGGATCTGAAGGAAGGAAATATGTTTAACCAGTTTGGTTATCAAGCATTTTGTTCTGATTGATCATTGGAGTAAACTGTTTCGGTGATCATTTATGGGACAATGAAAGGAAATTTAGAGGTGCTGTGTCTGGCCTTGTGATAGGTGAAtaagacatgtgtgtgtgtatgagtctCATCTAAATCATGGGGAGAAAGGTGGCTTTTTTGTGGTAAGCTGTTTTCTGGAACACAAAGATAGTGAGTGTTTCATACCTCTACTCTTTTCCAGGATCACAGAACTGAAGTAAAATTCATCGTCAGTAGGACTACTCAAAATAATTAGGATTGCTTTTTAGTTACAAGTAAAGGAAAACTGGATTAACAATGACTTTATAAAATGAGGTTTATTTTTTTCACCTAATAAGTAGTTAGAGGTCACCAGTTGCTAGCATTGGATCACCTGACCAGTATGGCTAGTAAAACTCTTTGAATCTTTTTAGTCCACATCCTCTTTGCTGTCTCTTAGCCACAGAATAGCTGTTGTAGTTGTTAATGTCCTGTATGTATTCCAAACAGGAAGGAGgtatcatatgggcttccctggtggctcagctggtaaagaatccatctgcaatgcaggagacctgggtttgatccctgggttggaaagatcctctggaaaagggaacagctacccactccagtattttggcctggagaattccatggactgtatagtccatggggccgcaaagagttgaacacgactgagtgactttcatttttgcCTTCACCGGCATAGGAGACCAGGATAGTTATTAACTATGCACATGGCCATAGGGATTCTCTAGCAAGAAAGATAGTATATACTCTAAcaaatattctgtttcttctgcTAATTGTGTTATACACTTCATACTAATTCTCTACTATTGAATAATTCATTAACTATTTGAAGTATAGAGAATTAAATAGAGTATTAGAAAATCATGTGATGTGTTTTActttagataaagaaattgagtcaTTCTTAGAACTGGTCTTTTGGAGGAGCCTTAGGACAAGCCAAGAACCCCTTGAATAAGCTTGTTTGGAGTCATTGAAATGTTAGTATGCTTGGAAAAGTATCTTCAACAGGTGTTGCAGAGCTTACATATCAATACTTTGCAAGAGACTTACACATCAATACTAAAAACATTGACCAAATAAAACTAAGGTTTATGCTCTTTTCCTATTAAATGTTTTTGTAGAAACAGTGGTACCCAATACTGATAAGATGCTCCTGTGCTACTGGTGAGAatacaaaaatggaaaacagtttCCTTAAACATttgtaaacatttataaaaactataaacagaCAAAGTGTTAGTATCATTTACCCTAAAAATATGTCTCTACTAAGATTTCCTGCTTTCTGAAGGAAAAATTGTCATTATTGTCCATGTTTATATAGAATAgttgtttcaaaa
Proteins encoded in this window:
- the LOC113878490 gene encoding 52 kDa repressor of the inhibitor of the protein kinase-like, with the protein product MEYCRGQAYIVSSGFSSKMKVVASRLLEKYPQAIHTLCSSCALNMWLAKSVPVMGVSVALGTIEEVCSFFHRSPQLLLELENVISLLFQNNEERGKELKEICHSQWTGRHDAFEILVDLLQALVLCLDGINSDTNVRWNNCIAGRAFVLCSAVTDFDFIVTIVVLKNVLSFTRAFGKNLQGQTSDVFFAASSLTAVLHSLNEVMENIEVYHEFWFEEATNLATKLDIQMKLPGKFRRAQHSNLESQLTSESYYKETLSVPTVEHIIQELKDIFSEQHLKALKCLSLVPSVMGQLKFNTSEEHHADMYRSDLPNPDTLSAELHCWRIKWKHRGKDMELPSTIYEALHLPDIKFFPNVYALLKVLCILPVMKVENECYENGRKRLKAYLRNTLTDQRSSNLALLNINFDIKHDLDLMVDTYIKLYTSKSELPTDNSETIENT